In Candidatus Gastranaerophilales bacterium, a genomic segment contains:
- a CDS encoding DNA methyltransferase, producing MPKKSVKQVEQPQKKLRVVRETTAYNDIKLKDWRNYQHIETGSLWNFQSREKGNGHSYDYHGNYIPQIATQLFERYTKSQDVVLDLFLGSGTSAIEAFNMGRRCIGVELKKDMCDLVSNKFTREALDKSIKIITGDSTSTSVKKHIKATLKGLDEENAQFLMLHPPYADIIKFSDLKEDLSNFEKTEDFLEQFKKAAQSGYDCLEKGRFAALIIGDKYADGELIPLGSLCMEKMQEVGFTLKALIVKNIEGNEKAKGKTANLWRYRALAGGFYIFKHEYIYLFQKKR from the coding sequence TTGCCCAAAAAATCGGTAAAACAAGTTGAGCAGCCGCAAAAGAAACTCAGGGTAGTTCGCGAAACAACTGCCTATAACGATATTAAGCTGAAAGACTGGCGAAACTATCAACATATAGAAACAGGTTCTTTGTGGAATTTTCAATCCAGAGAAAAAGGCAACGGGCATAGCTACGATTACCACGGGAATTATATTCCCCAAATTGCCACACAGCTTTTTGAACGCTATACAAAGTCGCAGGATGTTGTATTGGATTTATTTCTGGGGTCAGGCACGAGCGCAATAGAAGCGTTTAATATGGGCAGAAGATGTATAGGTGTTGAGCTTAAAAAAGATATGTGCGACCTTGTGAGTAATAAATTTACAAGAGAAGCTCTTGATAAATCAATCAAGATTATAACCGGCGACAGCACTTCCACATCAGTCAAAAAACATATTAAAGCAACGCTTAAAGGTTTGGACGAAGAAAACGCACAATTTTTAATGTTGCACCCTCCTTATGCTGATATTATCAAATTCAGTGATTTGAAAGAAGATTTGTCAAATTTTGAGAAAACAGAGGACTTTCTTGAACAGTTTAAGAAAGCAGCGCAAAGCGGTTATGACTGTTTGGAAAAAGGACGTTTTGCAGCCTTGATTATAGGCGATAAATATGCCGACGGCGAACTTATTCCGTTGGGTTCTTTGTGTATGGAAAAAATGCAGGAAGTCGGTTTTACGCTAAAAGCCCTGATTGTCAAAAATATAGAAGGCAACGAAAAAGCAAAAGGTAAAACAGCGAATTTATGGCGATATAGAGCGCTTGCCGGCGGATTTTATATTTTTAAACACGAATACATTTATTTGTTCCAGAAAAAACGTTAA
- the lepA gene encoding translation elongation factor 4, with product MIKHIRNFCIIAHIDHGKSTLADRLLEKTNSVASREMKDQLLDTMDIERERGITIKLQAARMNYLAQDGAAYVLNLIDTPGHVDFSYEVSRSLAACEGALLVVDASQGVEAQTLANVYMAIDQNLEIIPVINKIDLPSADTERVKQEIEDIIGIDASDAILVSAKSGIGIEEVLEAVVNRIPAPVDTSKKPLRALVFDSAYDSYLGTMAFFKVVDGEVQSNEKIKFMSSGKTYDIVELGYMRPMRTPSKVIKTGEVGYMAASIKEVTQLVGDTVTLAEAPAKEPLPGYKKAVPMVFSGMFPVDNDQYHDLKEALERLKLNDSSITFEPESSNALGFGFRCGFLGMLHMEIAQERLEREYGLSLVITAPSVVYRVTKTNGEIVLIDNPANLPDAQFREKIEEPYVKVNIIVPNDYVGALMELCQQKRGMFKNMHYLDKVRVNLEYEIPLAEVITDFYDQLKSRSKGYASMDYELTDYKASKLVKLDILLANEIVDALSCIIHQDSAFYIGQKLATKLKDIIPRQMFEVAIQAAIGGRIIARTNVKAMRKNVLDKCYGGDISRKRKLLEKQKAGKKRMKSVGRVEIPQEAFMAVLSVEE from the coding sequence ATGATAAAACATATAAGAAACTTTTGTATAATAGCGCATATTGACCATGGAAAATCTACTCTCGCAGACAGACTGCTTGAGAAGACGAATTCTGTTGCATCAAGAGAGATGAAAGACCAGCTGCTCGACACCATGGATATAGAACGTGAGCGCGGTATTACCATAAAATTACAGGCAGCCCGTATGAATTATCTTGCACAAGACGGCGCCGCTTATGTTTTAAACCTTATTGACACACCGGGACACGTTGATTTTTCTTACGAAGTATCCCGGAGTTTGGCAGCCTGCGAAGGTGCTTTGCTTGTAGTGGATGCCTCACAGGGGGTGGAAGCCCAAACGCTTGCGAATGTTTATATGGCAATTGACCAAAATCTTGAAATCATCCCTGTTATAAACAAAATTGACCTACCAAGCGCAGATACGGAGAGGGTAAAACAAGAGATTGAAGATATTATAGGTATTGATGCATCAGATGCGATTTTAGTCAGTGCAAAATCGGGAATAGGCATAGAAGAAGTCTTGGAAGCAGTTGTTAACCGCATTCCTGCTCCTGTGGATACCAGCAAAAAGCCTTTAAGAGCTTTGGTTTTTGACAGCGCTTATGACTCTTATTTAGGTACAATGGCATTTTTTAAAGTTGTTGACGGTGAAGTGCAATCTAATGAAAAAATCAAATTTATGTCCTCAGGCAAAACTTATGATATAGTCGAACTCGGATACATGCGCCCTATGAGAACCCCGTCTAAAGTCATTAAAACAGGTGAAGTAGGATATATGGCTGCATCCATTAAAGAGGTAACGCAGCTTGTCGGTGATACCGTTACTCTTGCCGAAGCCCCTGCAAAAGAACCCCTGCCCGGTTATAAAAAAGCCGTTCCCATGGTTTTTTCGGGGATGTTTCCTGTTGACAATGACCAGTATCACGATTTAAAAGAAGCGCTCGAGCGATTGAAGCTCAATGACAGCAGTATCACATTTGAACCCGAGAGTTCCAATGCTTTGGGTTTTGGTTTCAGGTGTGGTTTTTTGGGCATGCTTCATATGGAAATCGCACAAGAAAGACTTGAGCGTGAATACGGGCTTTCACTTGTAATTACCGCCCCAAGCGTTGTATATCGGGTAACCAAAACCAACGGCGAAATAGTTTTGATAGATAACCCCGCAAATTTACCGGATGCACAGTTCAGAGAAAAAATTGAAGAACCTTATGTAAAGGTAAATATTATAGTTCCTAACGATTATGTAGGGGCTTTGATGGAATTATGCCAGCAAAAACGGGGGATGTTTAAAAACATGCACTACCTTGATAAGGTAAGGGTAAATTTGGAATATGAAATTCCTTTGGCGGAAGTAATTACAGACTTTTACGACCAGTTAAAATCCCGCTCAAAAGGTTATGCCAGTATGGATTATGAGTTAACCGATTATAAAGCATCAAAGCTTGTGAAACTTGATATTTTGCTTGCAAACGAAATTGTAGATGCGCTAAGCTGTATAATTCATCAGGACAGTGCTTTTTATATAGGTCAAAAACTTGCCACTAAGCTAAAGGATATAATACCCCGTCAAATGTTTGAAGTAGCAATACAGGCAGCTATAGGCGGCAGAATTATTGCAAGAACAAACGTAAAAGCAATGCGCAAAAACGTGCTTGATAAATGTTACGGCGGTGATATTTCAAGAAAAAGAAAACTGCTTGAAAAACAAAAAGCAGGTAAAAAAAGAATGAAATCGGTAGGAAGGGTGGAAATCCCGCAAGAAGCCTTTATGGCTGTATTAAGTGTCGAAGAGTAA
- the glgC gene encoding glucose-1-phosphate adenylyltransferase: MMNDVLVMVLAGGEGKRLHPLTRDRAKPAVPFGGRYRIVDFVLNNLINSGFYKIKVLTQYKSDSLNKHITRGWPLSPIIDHFIDLVPAQMRTGGAWYNGTADAVYQNINTIEDENPNFVCIFGGDHIYKMDVQQMLKFHKKKMAGLTISAIPIPVEEAGEFGIMEVDENWRLTGFQEKPTTRPKTIPGNDDMVLASMGNYIFDTDVLLRTLYEDAQDKKSSHDFGKNIIPALLEEIPVYVYDYSKNTHPGMLDTEKGYWRDVGSVDAYWQTNMDLLAINPEFNLYNREWPIRTYNYNFPPAKFAREEQDRTGLAINSLVSEGCVISGGQISRCVLSPNVRVNSFSKVTESILMEDVEIGRYAEIRKAIIDKFVKIPDYVKIGVNKEHDLERGFYVSPQGVTVVPKGAKLNV; this comes from the coding sequence ATGATGAACGATGTTTTAGTAATGGTTTTAGCCGGCGGCGAAGGTAAGAGGTTACACCCTTTAACCCGCGACAGAGCCAAGCCTGCAGTACCTTTCGGCGGAAGATACCGTATCGTGGACTTTGTTTTAAACAACCTGATTAACTCGGGATTTTACAAAATCAAAGTTTTAACCCAGTACAAATCAGACTCTTTGAACAAACATATTACAAGAGGATGGCCTCTATCGCCTATCATTGACCATTTTATAGACCTTGTACCCGCACAAATGAGGACAGGCGGCGCCTGGTATAACGGAACAGCTGATGCCGTGTATCAGAATATCAATACTATAGAAGATGAAAACCCTAATTTTGTGTGTATTTTTGGCGGCGACCATATTTATAAAATGGACGTTCAGCAAATGCTTAAATTTCACAAAAAAAAGATGGCAGGGCTTACAATAAGCGCTATCCCCATCCCTGTTGAAGAAGCAGGAGAGTTTGGCATTATGGAAGTGGATGAAAACTGGAGGCTTACGGGATTTCAGGAAAAACCGACCACAAGACCAAAAACTATCCCCGGCAATGATGATATGGTACTTGCTTCTATGGGCAATTATATTTTTGACACCGATGTGCTTTTAAGAACACTGTATGAAGATGCGCAGGACAAAAAATCATCTCACGATTTTGGCAAAAATATTATTCCGGCGCTGTTGGAAGAAATTCCTGTTTATGTCTATGACTACAGCAAAAACACCCACCCCGGGATGCTTGACACGGAAAAAGGCTACTGGCGTGATGTCGGGAGTGTAGATGCTTACTGGCAAACTAATATGGACTTGCTTGCTATAAATCCCGAGTTTAATTTATACAACCGTGAATGGCCGATAAGGACTTACAATTACAATTTTCCGCCCGCAAAGTTTGCAAGAGAAGAACAAGACCGCACAGGGCTTGCTATCAACTCTTTGGTAAGTGAAGGCTGTGTAATCAGCGGAGGGCAGATAAGCAGATGTGTTTTATCACCTAACGTTCGTGTAAACAGTTTTTCAAAAGTTACGGAATCTATTTTGATGGAAGATGTAGAAATAGGGAGGTATGCAGAAATAAGAAAAGCAATTATTGATAAGTTTGTAAAAATACCCGATTATGTTAAAATTGGGGTAAATAAAGAACATGATTTAGAAAGAGGATTTTACGTTTCTCCGCAAGGCGTAACCGTAGTCCCGAAAGGAGCAAAATTAAATGTTTGA
- a CDS encoding protein disulfide isomerase family protein, translating into MFDEKIIGKIVWANLALTVAVLLLSVVMFSKLFIPEGTIAAAAPDRAAAPSHQAAQPANDEKISKKYDTRMTLEKALQKGKPVAVLFYADWCGFCKRFAPTFDELAKDKDLKKKYTFAYVNSDSPDSRALMQQYNVRGFPTLYLINPKTIDKAHVSNSLMFGADAFGTMKEQFEKFVEEGSSAVTQPPAPQAPKEED; encoded by the coding sequence ATGTTTGACGAAAAAATTATCGGAAAAATTGTTTGGGCAAATTTAGCTCTGACAGTAGCAGTATTATTACTCAGCGTAGTAATGTTTTCAAAGTTGTTCATTCCCGAAGGCACAATAGCTGCAGCAGCTCCTGACAGAGCGGCAGCACCTTCTCATCAGGCAGCACAACCTGCAAACGATGAAAAAATTTCTAAAAAATATGACACAAGAATGACTCTGGAAAAAGCGCTTCAAAAAGGAAAACCTGTTGCAGTATTATTTTATGCTGACTGGTGTGGATTTTGTAAGAGATTTGCACCTACTTTTGATGAATTGGCAAAAGACAAAGATTTAAAGAAAAAATACACCTTTGCTTATGTTAATTCAGATTCCCCCGACAGCAGAGCGCTTATGCAGCAATACAATGTAAGAGGATTTCCCACACTTTACTTAATTAATCCAAAAACTATCGACAAAGCTCACGTATCTAACAGTTTAATGTTTGGTGCGGATGCTTTCGGCACAATGAAAGAACAATTTGAAAAATTTGTTGAAGAGGGCTCAAGCGCAGTAACCCAACCTCCTGCACCGCAAGCTCCAAAAGAGGAAGACTAA
- a CDS encoding enoyl-ACP reductase: MSIMHGKRGIVFGVSNKRGIAHAIAEKLFQNGAEIAFTYANEAMESRVRPIAEEMDAKIIMECDVTKEEDVQKVFDAYEKLYGNLDFVLHAVAFANREDLQGNFSDTSKAGWDTALGVSSYSLISMARCAKKLMNDGGSICALSYIGSEKAVANYNIMGVAKAALEASVRYLAQEFGEQDIRVNALSAGPIKTLAAKGIGGFDHMLKLNEIKAPLGRNTSLDDVANSALYLLSDLSSGVTGETLHVDCGVHAVGASKNELLILNLAKAK; this comes from the coding sequence ATGTCAATTATGCATGGAAAAAGAGGAATAGTATTTGGCGTAAGCAATAAAAGAGGCATTGCCCACGCTATCGCCGAAAAATTATTCCAAAACGGAGCGGAAATTGCTTTTACCTACGCTAATGAAGCTATGGAATCAAGAGTACGCCCTATAGCAGAAGAAATGGATGCTAAAATCATCATGGAATGTGATGTAACTAAAGAAGAAGATGTTCAAAAAGTTTTTGATGCATATGAAAAACTTTACGGTAACTTGGACTTCGTACTTCATGCTGTTGCATTCGCAAACCGTGAAGATTTACAAGGCAATTTCTCTGACACTTCAAAAGCAGGATGGGACACGGCTCTTGGCGTTAGCTCCTATTCGCTTATCTCAATGGCAAGATGTGCTAAAAAACTGATGAATGACGGCGGTTCTATTTGTGCATTGTCATACATCGGTTCTGAAAAAGCCGTTGCCAACTACAACATTATGGGTGTAGCAAAGGCAGCGCTGGAAGCTTCCGTAAGATATCTGGCGCAGGAATTCGGAGAGCAGGATATCAGAGTGAACGCTCTTTCTGCAGGACCTATCAAAACGCTTGCTGCAAAAGGCATAGGCGGCTTTGACCATATGTTGAAATTAAATGAAATTAAAGCACCTTTGGGCAGAAATACTTCGCTTGATGATGTTGCAAATTCGGCGCTTTATCTGTTATCTGATTTATCTTCAGGTGTAACAGGTGAAACCCTGCACGTTGATTGCGGTGTTCATGCCGTCGGTGCAAGTAAAAATGAATTATTGATTTTAAACTTGGCGAAAGCTAAATAG
- the aroA gene encoding 3-phosphoshikimate 1-carboxyvinyltransferase, whose translation MQVKVEKTTQLNGAVTIPADKSISHRAVMLGALCDSRLKITNFSKGEDCRNTLEIFKQLGSEVEFINESDFYLIPSKLKAPKTPLYVGNSGTTIRLISGILASQDFTCTISGDESLSKRPMGRIIKPLTLMGAKISSLNNDDKAPLIIEGSTLQGIDYDSPIASAQIKSCLLFAGLHAQGTTRITEPYKSRSHSELMLKYLGANIKENSNTVEIQKSQLQAGNITIAGDISSAAFFLVAGAIVEGADITVKNVGLNPTRTGIIDVLKQMGASIEIFNQRTLSGEDTGDVRVCYSGLKAVTIEGEIIPRLIDELPVIAILASQAEGTTIVKDAQDLRNKESDRIKTVCHEFRKLGVDIEETQDGFRINGKTKLKGDTIVECYHDHRLAMSAYVAGLICEKPVLINNFEWVNTSFPEFLELIYKIKES comes from the coding sequence ATGCAAGTAAAAGTCGAAAAAACCACACAATTAAACGGTGCTGTGACAATCCCCGCCGACAAATCCATAAGCCACAGAGCGGTTATGCTCGGAGCCTTATGCGATAGCAGGCTTAAGATAACCAATTTTTCCAAAGGCGAAGACTGCCGAAATACCCTTGAAATTTTCAAACAGCTTGGCAGCGAGGTAGAATTTATAAACGAATCCGATTTTTATCTTATACCCTCTAAACTTAAAGCGCCTAAAACCCCTCTTTATGTAGGTAATTCAGGCACTACAATCCGTTTAATCAGCGGGATTTTAGCCTCGCAGGATTTCACCTGTACTATAAGCGGTGATGAAAGCCTTTCAAAGCGTCCGATGGGCAGGATTATAAAACCTCTAACCCTTATGGGCGCTAAGATTTCTTCCCTGAATAATGATGATAAAGCGCCTTTAATCATTGAAGGCTCAACCCTTCAAGGGATTGATTACGATTCGCCGATTGCAAGCGCCCAGATAAAATCATGCCTGCTTTTTGCGGGACTGCATGCGCAGGGAACAACCAGAATCACGGAACCTTACAAATCCCGCAGCCATTCAGAGCTGATGTTAAAGTATCTGGGGGCAAATATCAAAGAGAACTCAAACACGGTTGAAATTCAAAAATCACAGCTTCAGGCGGGCAATATAACCATTGCCGGAGATATTTCATCGGCTGCGTTTTTCCTTGTTGCAGGCGCAATTGTAGAGGGGGCTGATATTACGGTTAAAAATGTCGGGCTAAATCCTACACGCACGGGAATTATCGATGTTTTAAAACAAATGGGAGCAAGTATTGAAATTTTCAATCAGCGGACGCTCAGCGGAGAAGACACGGGCGATGTAAGGGTTTGTTATTCCGGTTTAAAGGCTGTAACCATAGAAGGTGAAATAATTCCGCGTTTGATTGATGAATTGCCTGTTATTGCAATTTTAGCCTCGCAAGCTGAAGGCACAACAATTGTCAAAGACGCACAGGACTTAAGAAATAAAGAATCCGACCGTATAAAAACCGTGTGTCATGAATTTAGAAAGCTCGGTGTAGACATAGAAGAAACGCAAGACGGCTTTAGAATAAACGGTAAAACCAAACTTAAGGGAGATACGATTGTTGAATGCTATCACGACCACAGGCTTGCAATGAGCGCTTATGTAGCGGGACTGATTTGTGAGAAACCTGTTTTGATAAATAATTTTGAATGGGTAAATACTTCATTTCCCGAGTTTTTAGAGTTAATATATAAAATAAAGGAGAGTTAA
- a CDS encoding lysophospholipid acyltransferase family protein gives MAKRNYAKRETHEYTRFTSFCQFLIIYLFIFPYFYVFHRLRISGREHIPKGESFIVAATHSSYYDPPLVSVAVVKPIAYMAKKELFEVPILREIVIFLGAFAVNRESLEIATIRTAKAVIQTKHWIMAMFPQGNRDIPGKITKINGGFAYLSKTTKAKILPVSIVGSEEYNFIPFLKKITIRIGKPLPACTDMNQTMWDWCQAIENLGSYEFTQEAKDKLAVIQQEQEKKGKKVESTNTEG, from the coding sequence ATGGCAAAAAGAAATTATGCAAAGCGCGAAACTCACGAATATACAAGGTTTACCTCGTTTTGCCAGTTTTTAATAATTTATTTGTTTATATTCCCGTATTTTTATGTCTTTCACAGATTAAGAATATCGGGCAGAGAACATATTCCGAAAGGCGAATCGTTTATCGTGGCAGCTACCCACTCATCTTATTATGACCCTCCGCTTGTAAGTGTTGCAGTGGTTAAGCCTATTGCTTATATGGCTAAAAAAGAACTCTTTGAAGTCCCTATTTTAAGGGAAATAGTGATATTTCTAGGTGCTTTCGCCGTAAACAGAGAAAGTCTTGAAATTGCTACAATAAGAACCGCTAAAGCTGTTATTCAGACGAAACACTGGATTATGGCAATGTTTCCCCAGGGCAACAGGGATATACCCGGTAAAATCACTAAGATTAACGGCGGTTTTGCGTATTTGTCCAAAACCACAAAAGCCAAAATCCTTCCCGTTTCCATTGTAGGGTCTGAAGAATACAACTTTATCCCGTTTTTGAAAAAAATTACGATAAGAATAGGTAAACCGCTGCCTGCATGTACCGATATGAACCAAACAATGTGGGATTGGTGCCAGGCTATTGAAAACCTCGGCAGTTATGAATTTACACAGGAAGCAAAAGATAAACTCGCTGTAATACAGCAGGAGCAAGAGAAAAAGGGGAAAAAGGTTGAAAGCACTAATACAGAGGGTTAA
- the dtd gene encoding D-aminoacyl-tRNA deacylase encodes MKALIQRVKNSSVEIDGKISSSIGAGMLILLGVEKNDTFKTAAALADKVLKFRIFEDENDKMNLSVCDINGEILVVSQFTLAADCKKGTRPSFDNAKMPKEANEIYEFFVNELKKSNLKIQTGVFGAMMDVKLTNDGPVTFMLEKQGQ; translated from the coding sequence TTGAAAGCACTAATACAGAGGGTTAAAAATTCTTCCGTGGAAATAGACGGCAAAATTTCTTCTTCAATCGGGGCAGGTATGCTGATTTTACTGGGGGTGGAAAAGAACGACACTTTTAAGACTGCAGCTGCGCTTGCCGATAAGGTTTTGAAGTTTAGAATTTTTGAAGATGAAAATGACAAAATGAACTTATCCGTCTGTGATATAAACGGTGAAATCCTTGTGGTATCACAATTTACACTGGCAGCCGATTGCAAAAAAGGTACACGTCCGAGCTTTGATAACGCTAAAATGCCCAAAGAAGCAAACGAGATTTATGAGTTTTTTGTGAACGAATTGAAAAAATCAAATTTAAAAATCCAAACAGGTGTTTTTGGTGCTATGATGGATGTAAAATTAACCAATGACGGACCGGTAACATTTATGTTAGAAAAGCAGGGGCAATGA
- the dapF gene encoding diaminopimelate epimerase gives MMKKIKFTKMQGLGNDFILVDYEKNTDFQALAEKMCDRHFGIGADGLIVVNPEDMNGSADASWHIYNSDGSEPQMCGNGIRCLTKYVYEKNLVNKKKFTVNTLAGIVIPEILEDGKVKVDMGKPILGPVDIPCKASSALKFQVNVLDRCFEANAVSMGNPHCVIFEDEEVMPLAEKYGPHIEIHPFFPEKTNVEFVQKISDSHLKLAVWERGCGITLACGTGSCATVVAAILNKLTGKKVQVDLPGGALFIEWSGNTEDSVFMTGDAEFVFEGEYFAD, from the coding sequence ATGATGAAAAAGATAAAATTCACGAAAATGCAAGGTTTAGGCAACGATTTTATACTTGTTGATTATGAAAAAAACACTGATTTTCAAGCTTTGGCGGAGAAAATGTGCGACAGACATTTTGGTATAGGGGCAGACGGTTTGATAGTTGTAAATCCCGAAGATATGAACGGCAGTGCTGATGCCAGCTGGCATATTTACAACTCTGACGGCAGCGAACCGCAGATGTGCGGCAACGGCATAAGGTGTTTGACGAAATATGTTTATGAAAAAAATTTAGTTAATAAAAAGAAATTCACAGTCAATACCCTTGCAGGGATTGTTATTCCTGAGATTTTAGAGGATGGTAAAGTAAAAGTTGATATGGGCAAGCCGATTTTAGGGCCTGTGGATATTCCCTGCAAAGCTTCAAGCGCTTTGAAGTTCCAAGTAAATGTATTAGACCGTTGTTTTGAAGCAAATGCCGTAAGCATGGGCAATCCGCACTGCGTTATTTTTGAGGACGAAGAGGTTATGCCTTTGGCTGAAAAATACGGTCCTCATATAGAAATACATCCGTTTTTCCCTGAAAAAACAAACGTGGAATTTGTGCAAAAAATCTCTGACAGCCATTTAAAATTAGCAGTCTGGGAACGTGGCTGCGGTATAACGCTGGCATGCGGAACGGGCAGTTGTGCAACAGTTGTTGCGGCTATTTTGAACAAACTTACAGGCAAAAAAGTTCAGGTGGATTTACCCGGCGGAGCGCTTTTTATCGAATGGAGCGGTAATACGGAAGATTCTGTCTTTATGACCGGTGATGCCGAGTTTGTATTTGAAGGTGAATATTTCGCTGATTAA
- a CDS encoding TetR family transcriptional regulator, which yields MKKVTKENKRIKIIEAAVKLFAKNGFEATSTRDICKLAGANISLIAYYFGGKKELYDKIINSFAQQLDAQMRIFINPDTDLDILSVKEKIDLIKLLIDKMMDYFYNSVSSYMIDILIKEQQNPNTSISSPPYNFLRKILGSIFNQKPDSKEIVYKAVFIVSQIAFVRITPIFSLRVFGQAKFEPDDIIYIKNNLQLAIKALFNEAGVNYE from the coding sequence ATGAAAAAAGTAACTAAAGAAAATAAAAGAATAAAAATTATTGAAGCCGCTGTCAAATTGTTTGCAAAAAATGGGTTTGAAGCAACGTCCACAAGAGATATCTGCAAACTTGCGGGGGCTAATATTTCTTTAATTGCCTATTATTTTGGAGGCAAAAAAGAGCTTTATGATAAGATTATAAATTCTTTTGCACAGCAGCTTGATGCACAAATGCGAATATTTATTAATCCGGATACAGATTTGGATATTCTCAGCGTCAAAGAAAAAATAGATTTAATAAAACTGCTTATAGATAAAATGATGGATTATTTTTATAATTCCGTATCTTCGTATATGATAGATATTCTTATAAAAGAGCAGCAAAATCCGAATACTTCCATATCTTCGCCGCCGTATAATTTTTTAAGAAAGATTTTAGGTTCGATTTTTAATCAAAAACCTGATTCAAAAGAAATTGTTTATAAGGCTGTATTCATTGTTTCCCAGATAGCTTTTGTCCGAATTACACCTATATTTTCATTGAGGGTCTTCGGGCAGGCAAAGTTTGAGCCTGATGATATTATATACATAAAAAACAATCTGCAATTAGCAATCAAAGCATTATTTAACGAAGCCGGAGTGAATTATGAATAA
- a CDS encoding TolC family protein, translating into MNKKILMIFLSAILVFNLTPAFAFFKSNNTAQNKIEPAKKLEYVNAGFFEEFQDEYLSGYIIKAVNANHNARQASYKTMEYRENIKVALGAQLPALSVGVDYLGLKIPDEGPASLFKKNNLIMPFNASWELDLLLKNNDKRLSTKKVYEASVEEEKAIYIALAADVASAYFNILNLDKQIQINQCIIKNQKEIYERNKRMLKQGVISQTELNKQKQSLDNLTVSTDELLKQRAMLLNQLRLLIGENPDYEVKRSCIDKISLKNNPPSSISSDVIYARPDVLAAEKQLESAGINVKVARKELLPTFKITGVMAFSSMYGNFFSWDGAIAALLAGATQELFAGGRRLANLRIKKLQYEQLFENYKQVDLNAAKEVNDALLISKYDYNIYEKTFNNNCLEAGNFEMTKNKYSRGTINTIELLNRQNDLFALNKELASKKTDNLVDLITLYKAVGGQL; encoded by the coding sequence ATGAATAAAAAAATACTGATGATATTTTTAAGCGCGATTTTGGTGTTTAATCTCACACCTGCATTTGCATTTTTTAAATCAAATAATACCGCTCAAAATAAAATTGAACCTGCCAAAAAACTTGAGTATGTTAATGCGGGATTTTTTGAGGAGTTTCAGGATGAATATTTATCAGGTTATATAATAAAAGCCGTAAATGCTAATCATAACGCAAGGCAGGCAAGCTACAAAACCATGGAATACAGAGAGAACATCAAAGTAGCGCTTGGCGCACAGCTGCCCGCGTTAAGTGTCGGGGTAGATTATTTAGGGTTAAAAATTCCGGATGAAGGACCTGCCAGCCTGTTTAAAAAAAACAATCTTATAATGCCTTTTAATGCAAGCTGGGAGCTTGATTTACTTTTAAAAAACAACGATAAACGCTTAAGCACAAAAAAAGTTTACGAAGCTTCCGTTGAAGAAGAAAAAGCGATTTATATAGCATTAGCCGCTGATGTAGCGAGCGCGTATTTTAATATCCTGAATTTGGACAAGCAAATTCAAATTAACCAATGTATCATTAAAAACCAAAAAGAAATTTATGAACGCAACAAACGAATGCTTAAACAGGGGGTTATATCCCAAACCGAATTAAATAAGCAAAAACAAAGTCTTGATAATTTAACGGTTTCAACCGATGAGCTTCTAAAACAGCGCGCAATGCTGTTAAACCAGCTCAGACTTCTTATCGGTGAAAATCCCGATTATGAAGTAAAAAGAAGCTGTATTGATAAAATAAGTTTAAAAAATAACCCGCCTTCTTCAATTTCATCAGACGTAATTTATGCAAGACCTGATGTACTTGCAGCGGAAAAACAGCTTGAAAGTGCGGGTATTAACGTCAAAGTAGCAAGAAAAGAGCTTTTGCCGACGTTTAAAATCACGGGCGTGATGGCTTTTTCAAGTATGTACGGGAACTTTTTCAGCTGGGATGGCGCTATTGCAGCGCTTTTGGCAGGCGCTACGCAGGAGTTATTCGCCGGCGGCAGAAGGCTTGCGAATTTAAGAATTAAAAAACTGCAATACGAGCAATTATTTGAAAATTATAAACAGGTTGACTTAAATGCTGCCAAAGAAGTTAACGATGCTCTTTTAATTTCAAAATACGATTATAACATTTACGAAAAAACCTTCAATAACAACTGCCTTGAAGCCGGAAATTTCGAAATGACAAAGAATAAATATTCAAGAGGCACTATAAATACGATAGAGCTTTTAAACAGACAGAATGATTTGTTTGCTCTGAATAAAGAACTGGCAAGCAAAAAAACCGATAATTTAGTGGATTTAATAACTTTATATAAAGCCGTTGGAGGTCAATTATGA